A single Fusarium oxysporum Fo47 chromosome IV, complete sequence DNA region contains:
- a CDS encoding pectin lyase fold/virulence factor: MKFLGLLNLAALVSAVPTPTFQEAGKTLGKRAAITDAANIGYATQNGGTTGGAGGATVTVSSLAEFSKAAESEGKQVIYVKGQISGNNKIRVKSDKTIVGAAGASLDNIGLYINKQKNVIVRNLKIKNVVAANGDAIGIQKSTNVWVDHCELSSDLSKDKDFFDGLLDVTHASDFVTVSNTHLHDHHKASLVGHSDNNGSEDKGTLHVTYANNHWSSIGSRAPSVRFGFVHVFNNYYEDISVTGVNSRMGAQVLVESTTFTSAKKALTSKDSKETGSISVNDVNLGGSTNDAPKGSISKSNIPYQYSLVGSSKVKSAVVGVAGATLKL, from the coding sequence AAGTTCCTCGGTCTTCTCAACCTCGCTGCTCTGGTCAGCGCCGTCCCTACTCCTACCTTCCAGGAGGCCGGAAAGACTCTTGGCAAGCGAGCTGCCATCACTGATGCTGCCAACATTGGTTACGCTACGCAGAACGGCGGTACTACCGGTGGTGCCGGTGGTGCTACCGTGactgtctcttctctcgccGAGTTCAGCAAGGCTGCTGAGTCGGAGGGCAAGCAGGTCATCTACGTCAAGGGCCAGATCTCTggaaacaacaagatccGCGTCAAGTCTGACAAGACCATCGTCGGTGCCGCTGGTGCTTCTCTTGACAACATTGGTCTTTACATcaacaagcagaagaacGTCATCGTTCGCAACctgaagatcaagaacgtTGTTGCTGCCAACGGTGATGCCATCGGTATCCAGAAGTCCACCAACGTCTGGGTCGACCACTGTGAGCTGTCCTCCGACTTgtccaaggacaaggactTCTTCGACGGTCTCCTCGATGTCACCCACGCCTCTGACTTCGTCACCGTGTCCAACACCCACCTCCACGACCACCACAAGGCCTCTCTCGTCGGCCACTCCGACAACAACGGTTCCGAGGACAAGGGTACTCTCCACGTTACCTACGCCAACAACCACTGGTCCAGCATTGGATCTCGCGCTCCCTCTGTCCGTTTCGGTTTCGTCCACGTCTTCAACAACTACTACGAGGATATCAGCGTGACCGGTGTCAACTCCCGCATGGGTGCCCAGGTTCTTGTTGAGTCTACTACCTTCACCAGCGCTAAGAAGGCCCTCACCTCCAAGGACTCCAAGGAGACTGGTTCCATCTCTGTCAACGATGTCAACCTGGGCGGTTCCACCAACGATGCTCCCAAGGGCTCCATCTCCAAGTCCAACATCCCCTACCAGTACTCTCTTGTCGGCTCCTCCAAGGTCAAGTcagctgttgttggtgttgctggtgcCACTCTTAAGCTGTAA